In one window of Paenarthrobacter nicotinovorans DNA:
- a CDS encoding MFS transporter: MNAAAVPEASHPTSELATGPVASKKGQILAWASWDWGSAAFNAVMTTFVFTVYLTSNAFGGEDAASAALGAALAIAGLAIALLAPVTGQRSDAGGRRKLWLGVNTAATALLTGLCFFVFPRPEFLLLGVCLIALGNVFFEFAGVNYNAMLAQISTPRNIGKVSGFGWGMGYLGGIVALLLVLQLFVQPSFEWFGASTQDSLNIRLVAVFSALWFFIFALPVMFAVPEVSVKKDTSSLGFFASYRLLIRRIGAIYKTSPHTIYFLLSSAIFRDGLAAVFTFGGVIAAGTFGFELKEVIFFAIFGNVVAAVGAVIGGFLDDRIGPKAVIILSLIGLLTAGTFILVLGNEDYVFFGNAWPGSATFWVFGLLLCLFVGPAQSSSRAYLARLAPAGESGELFGLYATTGRAVSFLAPTLFTLCITIASPLVAAGEAQRWGILGIMVVLLAGLLVILPVKPPAKVEIAVVPER; the protein is encoded by the coding sequence ATGAACGCGGCCGCAGTTCCCGAAGCCTCCCACCCGACATCCGAGCTCGCCACGGGTCCCGTCGCCTCAAAAAAGGGGCAAATCCTGGCGTGGGCTTCCTGGGACTGGGGTTCGGCTGCCTTTAACGCGGTCATGACGACGTTTGTTTTCACGGTTTACCTCACGTCCAATGCGTTCGGCGGAGAAGACGCCGCATCTGCCGCTTTGGGTGCCGCGCTGGCCATTGCCGGCCTGGCCATCGCGTTACTGGCACCGGTCACCGGTCAGCGTTCCGACGCCGGGGGCAGGCGGAAACTCTGGCTTGGAGTCAACACTGCCGCAACGGCGCTGCTCACGGGACTGTGCTTCTTCGTCTTCCCGCGGCCGGAATTCCTGCTCCTGGGTGTCTGCTTGATCGCCCTGGGCAATGTGTTCTTCGAGTTTGCCGGCGTGAACTACAACGCCATGTTGGCCCAGATCTCAACACCCCGGAACATTGGCAAGGTCAGCGGCTTCGGCTGGGGCATGGGTTACCTCGGCGGAATCGTGGCGCTTCTGCTGGTCCTGCAGCTCTTTGTCCAGCCTTCCTTCGAATGGTTCGGAGCCTCCACCCAGGACTCGCTCAACATACGGTTGGTCGCCGTTTTCTCAGCCCTGTGGTTCTTTATCTTCGCCCTGCCCGTGATGTTTGCCGTCCCTGAGGTATCCGTGAAGAAGGACACCTCATCCTTGGGCTTCTTCGCCTCCTACAGATTGCTGATCCGGCGTATCGGGGCCATCTACAAGACCAGTCCGCACACCATCTACTTCCTTCTGTCCAGCGCCATCTTCCGCGACGGGCTGGCTGCCGTGTTCACCTTTGGCGGCGTCATCGCGGCGGGAACCTTTGGTTTCGAACTCAAGGAAGTCATCTTCTTCGCCATCTTCGGCAACGTAGTGGCGGCTGTTGGCGCTGTGATCGGCGGCTTCCTGGACGACAGGATCGGCCCCAAGGCTGTCATCATCCTGTCCCTGATAGGGCTGCTGACCGCGGGAACCTTCATCCTGGTCCTCGGCAACGAAGACTATGTCTTCTTCGGCAACGCGTGGCCCGGTTCTGCAACGTTCTGGGTCTTCGGGCTTCTGCTCTGCCTTTTCGTAGGTCCCGCCCAGTCCTCTTCCAGGGCCTACCTTGCCAGGCTCGCCCCGGCTGGAGAATCGGGCGAATTGTTCGGCCTGTACGCCACAACGGGAAGGGCCGTCAGTTTCCTCGCCCCCACCCTGTTCACGCTGTGCATCACCATCGCCTCGCCGCTCGTTGCCGCCGGGGAGGCACAACGTTGGGGCATCCTCGGGATCATGGTTGTGCTCCTGGCCGGTCTCCTGGTGATCCTGCCCGTGAAGCCACCGGCCAAAGTGGAAATAGCCGTAGTACCAGAGCGTTAA
- a CDS encoding cation:proton antiporter regulatory subunit — MNVDETELPGLGIRKDFVTASGRRIGVVELREGETELFVSTWDDPDTCQASIPLTADEASTLGNLLGGQHIAMRLAEAHREVPGIVTRQFSITADSPFVNQAMGKAQIRTRSGVSIVAIMREGEVVPSPAPDVVLHTGDLLVAVGTQEGLDSAADILRNG, encoded by the coding sequence ATGAACGTGGATGAGACCGAACTTCCGGGCCTTGGCATCCGGAAGGACTTCGTGACGGCCTCCGGCCGCCGTATTGGCGTGGTGGAACTGCGCGAGGGCGAAACCGAGCTTTTCGTCTCGACGTGGGATGACCCGGATACGTGCCAGGCCTCCATCCCGTTGACGGCGGATGAAGCCTCGACCTTGGGGAACCTCCTGGGCGGACAGCACATCGCCATGCGCCTGGCCGAGGCGCACCGCGAGGTCCCCGGTATCGTCACACGACAGTTTTCCATCACGGCTGATTCTCCATTCGTGAACCAGGCCATGGGCAAGGCCCAAATCCGCACACGCAGTGGCGTCTCCATCGTGGCGATCATGCGCGAAGGTGAGGTCGTCCCCTCGCCGGCGCCCGACGTCGTACTTCACACCGGTGATCTGCTCGTAGCGGTCGGCACCCAGGAAGGACTTGACTCGGCAGCCGACATCCTCCGCAACGGCTGA
- a CDS encoding cation:proton antiporter encodes MDPLALALIELGAVVFCLGLLARLAGKIGMSPIPLYLVGGLAFGAGGLVKLDGMHEFAHLSGEMGVILLLLMLGLEYTASELVTGLRRSWQAGVMDFVLNFLPGAGLAVLLGWGLVGAIVMGGVTYISSSGIAAKVITDLGRIGNRETPVVLSILVFEDLAMAIYLPILTAILAGVGFLGGLQTVGIALAVVTVVLVIALKHGHRVSQAIHSENSEVFLLNVLGLALLVAGIASALQVSAAVGAFMLGIAISGATAHNATRILEPLRDLFAAIFFVAFGLNTDPTSIPPVLGWALLLAVLTAATKMLTGIWAAKRAGIAMPGRFRAGAALIARGEFSIVIAGLAVASGAVPGELAALATAYVLIMAIVGPLAARFVEPVVKAIRRTPKAPPRTTDRAPA; translated from the coding sequence ATGGATCCGCTCGCACTAGCCCTCATTGAACTGGGGGCCGTCGTGTTCTGCCTCGGCCTCCTGGCTCGGTTAGCGGGCAAAATCGGCATGTCCCCCATTCCCCTCTATCTCGTGGGTGGCCTGGCCTTCGGTGCCGGGGGCTTGGTCAAGCTGGATGGCATGCACGAGTTCGCGCATCTCTCAGGCGAGATGGGCGTCATCCTGCTGCTGCTTATGCTCGGCTTGGAATACACCGCCTCAGAGCTGGTGACCGGCCTTCGCCGGTCCTGGCAAGCAGGGGTCATGGACTTCGTGCTCAACTTCTTACCGGGAGCGGGCCTTGCCGTCCTGCTGGGGTGGGGTCTTGTAGGGGCCATCGTCATGGGCGGCGTTACCTACATTTCGTCCTCCGGAATCGCCGCGAAGGTCATTACCGACCTGGGCCGAATCGGTAACCGTGAAACGCCTGTGGTGCTTTCCATCCTGGTTTTCGAAGACCTCGCGATGGCCATCTACCTGCCCATTCTCACCGCCATCCTTGCCGGCGTCGGGTTCCTGGGCGGACTGCAGACGGTGGGGATTGCACTGGCAGTGGTCACGGTAGTGCTGGTGATCGCCCTCAAGCACGGGCATCGGGTCTCGCAGGCTATCCACAGCGAAAACTCCGAGGTCTTCCTGCTCAATGTCCTGGGACTCGCCCTGTTGGTGGCCGGAATCGCATCGGCCCTTCAGGTATCCGCAGCCGTGGGAGCGTTCATGTTGGGCATCGCCATATCCGGCGCTACCGCCCACAATGCCACCCGCATCCTTGAACCATTGCGCGACCTTTTCGCTGCGATCTTCTTTGTAGCGTTCGGCCTCAACACCGACCCCACCTCAATTCCCCCTGTGCTGGGCTGGGCCCTCCTCCTGGCGGTGCTGACTGCCGCCACCAAGATGCTCACGGGGATCTGGGCCGCCAAAAGGGCCGGTATCGCGATGCCCGGCCGGTTCCGTGCGGGCGCTGCGCTTATTGCCCGTGGTGAGTTCTCCATCGTCATCGCCGGCTTGGCCGTCGCCTCCGGGGCGGTTCCTGGAGAACTCGCCGCACTGGCCACGGCCTACGTCCTCATCATGGCCATCGTAGGTCCGCTGGCCGCCCGCTTCGTGGAACCCGTAGTCAAGGCAATCCGCAGAACCCCGAAAGCTCCACCACGGACCACGGACCGCGCACCGGCGTAA
- a CDS encoding endonuclease domain-containing protein, with protein MSDGAICCHETAAMLWGCPLPWDRQQDFLIHLTRTDGAFRPQRKGVRGHRMVLGEFDVAFMDGIPLTSPSRTWLDLAAVLPFEDLVAAADHFICSQTRSFGHNRIPFCSIQDLRNQVGRHAGARGIRKARAALELARVGADSAPETRLRLAIGRNFLPEPTLSYVVLDAWGREVAWPDLAFPEYKVAVNYDGVHHLSAAQQESDLRREAALAANGWISVVITASHVQEHGYDGVARLIRESLIKGGWASRR; from the coding sequence GTGAGCGATGGCGCGATTTGCTGCCATGAAACGGCCGCGATGTTGTGGGGGTGCCCGCTGCCGTGGGATCGGCAGCAGGATTTCCTGATTCATCTGACCCGCACGGACGGCGCCTTCAGGCCGCAGCGAAAGGGTGTTCGTGGCCATCGGATGGTGCTGGGCGAATTCGACGTCGCATTCATGGACGGCATTCCGCTGACGAGTCCTTCCCGGACATGGCTGGATCTCGCCGCTGTGTTGCCGTTCGAAGACCTGGTGGCAGCGGCCGACCATTTCATCTGCAGCCAGACCAGGAGCTTTGGACACAATCGGATTCCATTCTGCTCAATACAGGATCTGAGGAATCAAGTAGGCAGACATGCGGGCGCACGAGGCATCCGGAAGGCCCGGGCCGCGCTGGAACTCGCGCGCGTCGGCGCAGATTCAGCCCCGGAGACGCGTCTCCGCCTGGCCATCGGCCGCAATTTCCTGCCGGAACCGACGTTGAGTTACGTGGTGTTGGATGCGTGGGGCCGCGAGGTTGCGTGGCCGGATCTCGCCTTTCCGGAATACAAGGTTGCGGTGAATTACGACGGCGTGCATCACCTCAGCGCCGCCCAACAGGAATCCGACTTACGGAGGGAGGCGGCACTCGCTGCAAACGGATGGATCTCTGTCGTCATTACTGCCAGTCATGTCCAAGAGCACGGCTATGACGGAGTTGCCCGTCTTATTCGGGAGTCTCTCATAAAGGGTGGGTGGGCATCGAGGAGGTAG
- the dcd gene encoding dCTP deaminase has translation MLISDRDIRAEIDSQRIVLEPYDPAMVQPSSVDVRIDRFFRLFDNHKYAHIDPAEEQPELTRLVEVEGDEPFILHPGEFVLGSTYETVSLADDIAARLEGKSSLGRLGLLTHSTAGFIDPGFSGHVTLELSNVATLPIKLWPGMKIGQLCFFRLTSSAEHPYGSGEYGNRYQGQRGPTASRSHQNFHRTSI, from the coding sequence GTGCTGATCTCTGACCGCGACATACGTGCCGAAATAGACTCCCAACGGATTGTTCTTGAGCCGTACGATCCCGCGATGGTGCAGCCGTCTTCCGTGGACGTGCGTATCGACCGGTTCTTCCGGCTCTTCGACAACCACAAATACGCGCACATCGATCCCGCCGAGGAGCAGCCCGAGCTGACCAGGCTCGTGGAGGTGGAAGGTGACGAACCCTTCATCCTGCACCCTGGAGAATTCGTCCTGGGTTCGACCTACGAGACCGTCAGCCTGGCCGATGACATTGCTGCACGCCTGGAAGGCAAGTCCTCCCTGGGGCGCCTCGGCTTGCTGACGCACTCGACGGCAGGGTTCATCGATCCGGGATTCTCCGGACACGTGACGCTGGAGCTCTCCAACGTGGCCACGCTCCCCATCAAGCTCTGGCCGGGCATGAAGATTGGCCAGCTGTGCTTCTTCCGCCTCACTTCCTCGGCTGAGCACCCTTACGGCTCCGGCGAATACGGCAACCGCTACCAAGGACAGCGTGGCCCGACCGCCAGCCGCAGCCACCAGAACTTCCACCGGACGTCCATCTAG
- a CDS encoding CAP domain-containing protein, translating to MNKLAAPAAIVLAGALALCMAASSQILPATEAVPGASTTASSSVPSGLSAPEESPTAAPAPAAATPAVDGSSSSATPAAPAALTPPPARDPASDGGPIAVDPVFETPPPVPEIGPSWGPDNPSDPSPSASGTTTPPVETQPTSEETADSGAAATTPTAEAAGPSPTAPPSPTAAPTPTAPPSPTAAPTPTATPTPTPSSTPTQTPSADPGATPATDSPSPFPGKAPGHDPNLQDGALALLPDNNSAAILTVFNAINSYRASLGLAPVKYHATVANLAQEWSNNIATREVIQHRPNFWTDPRAMNPNNGAGEVIAVRWDRDAAQLVEWWKGSPGHDALLRDPRFNVMGIGITYTDGNWQTTPNRYTLWGVVNFFGYTTLPAGTTTSPGGTVTPPTDPVAVCEPGSKHQPPTVDLSAAAISSAADLVSIAADGSVVAYPSWGNGRFGLGKRIGAGFVGLKELFVVDWDRDGVFDLLYQRLDGALLVYPGLQTGGFKDPVVLGQGWGTLNISVGTWCANNRLPQIVAMDQGGNLYLYKNTGLAYIRSQSAIGTGNPSVRVTMVDYNADGFQDLLSTEPNGTLRLYRGSGLGTPKQESRPVVGSAWTDYTGLRALSGLTGPGSVGVAGLDRNGMVEYWDLTSGRLTTPVTIGNGWAGLRFAS from the coding sequence GTGAACAAACTGGCAGCGCCTGCCGCCATTGTGCTGGCTGGCGCGCTGGCGCTTTGCATGGCCGCATCAAGCCAGATCCTGCCGGCAACGGAGGCGGTTCCCGGCGCAAGCACCACAGCATCGTCCAGTGTCCCGTCCGGGTTGTCGGCACCTGAGGAAAGCCCGACGGCGGCTCCCGCACCTGCAGCGGCGACCCCCGCCGTCGATGGGTCCTCCAGTTCCGCAACGCCTGCAGCGCCAGCAGCGCTGACACCTCCTCCCGCGCGGGATCCTGCCTCGGATGGCGGGCCGATCGCCGTCGATCCGGTTTTCGAAACACCGCCTCCCGTGCCGGAAATCGGACCGTCATGGGGACCGGACAATCCTTCGGATCCCAGCCCGAGCGCCTCCGGTACAACGACCCCGCCGGTCGAAACGCAGCCGACGTCGGAAGAGACGGCAGACAGTGGCGCCGCCGCAACGACGCCGACGGCCGAGGCCGCAGGGCCCTCGCCAACAGCCCCGCCCTCGCCAACAGCCGCACCGACGCCAACAGCCCCGCCCTCGCCAACAGCCGCGCCAACACCAACAGCCACGCCAACGCCGACACCATCGTCAACGCCAACGCAAACCCCCTCGGCCGATCCCGGCGCGACCCCCGCCACCGACTCCCCCAGCCCGTTCCCCGGCAAGGCTCCGGGCCACGACCCCAATCTCCAAGACGGCGCTTTGGCGCTCCTCCCCGACAACAACAGCGCAGCGATCCTCACGGTGTTCAATGCGATCAACAGCTACCGCGCATCGTTGGGCCTCGCTCCGGTGAAGTACCACGCCACGGTTGCCAACCTGGCGCAGGAGTGGTCAAACAACATCGCTACCCGTGAGGTGATCCAGCACCGGCCCAACTTCTGGACGGACCCGCGGGCGATGAATCCGAACAATGGAGCGGGGGAGGTCATTGCAGTCCGCTGGGACCGCGACGCGGCGCAACTTGTGGAGTGGTGGAAGGGCTCCCCGGGCCACGATGCTTTGCTCCGGGACCCCAGGTTCAATGTGATGGGTATCGGCATCACCTACACGGACGGCAACTGGCAGACGACGCCCAACCGGTACACGCTGTGGGGCGTGGTCAACTTCTTCGGCTACACAACGTTGCCCGCCGGAACCACCACCAGCCCGGGTGGAACGGTGACACCACCCACTGACCCTGTGGCGGTGTGCGAACCAGGGTCCAAGCACCAACCCCCAACGGTCGATTTGAGTGCCGCGGCAATCAGCAGTGCTGCCGACCTGGTGTCCATCGCCGCCGACGGTTCCGTCGTTGCGTACCCGTCCTGGGGTAACGGCAGATTTGGCCTGGGCAAGCGGATTGGTGCCGGATTCGTGGGCCTCAAGGAGCTGTTTGTGGTGGACTGGGACCGCGATGGGGTCTTCGACCTGCTCTATCAACGGCTGGACGGGGCGCTCCTGGTGTATCCGGGCCTTCAAACGGGCGGTTTCAAGGATCCGGTGGTCTTGGGCCAGGGCTGGGGAACCTTGAACATTTCGGTGGGCACGTGGTGCGCCAACAACCGGCTTCCCCAGATCGTCGCCATGGACCAGGGCGGCAACCTGTATCTGTACAAGAACACGGGCTTGGCCTACATCCGCAGCCAGTCTGCGATTGGCACCGGCAACCCGTCTGTCCGGGTGACCATGGTGGATTACAACGCCGATGGCTTCCAGGACCTGCTCAGCACCGAGCCGAACGGCACCTTGCGCCTGTACCGGGGCAGCGGCCTGGGTACACCGAAACAGGAATCACGCCCCGTAGTGGGCAGCGCGTGGACGGATTACACAGGGTTGCGGGCTTTGAGTGGCCTCACGGGACCGGGCTCGGTAGGCGTGGCGGGCCTGGACCGCAATGGCATGGTGGAGTACTGGGACCTGACCTCGGGACGCCTCACTACCCCTGTGACGATTGGCAATGGTTGGGCCGGGCTGAGGTTCGCCAGCTAG
- a CDS encoding SRPBCC family protein, producing MAFAANEVVISRDAMTVYGFLMDGMNNSLWRSDVRSIALRSGVRGQKGALYQQTVAGPGGRPIAADFTITEARPGAEVRYAVVAGPARPTGGYYLSTEGDTTRLRFALEYHPKGLRKLMNGMIQKALEIEVGQLERLKAAIESSS from the coding sequence GTGGCATTCGCAGCCAATGAAGTGGTGATCAGTCGGGACGCCATGACCGTTTACGGTTTCCTCATGGACGGGATGAACAACTCACTCTGGCGTTCAGACGTGCGAAGCATCGCGCTTCGATCAGGCGTTCGCGGCCAAAAGGGTGCGTTGTACCAGCAGACCGTCGCCGGACCTGGTGGCCGGCCCATCGCAGCCGATTTCACCATCACCGAGGCCCGCCCCGGCGCGGAAGTCCGGTACGCCGTCGTAGCGGGACCCGCCCGGCCAACCGGCGGCTACTACCTCAGCACCGAAGGCGATACCACCCGGCTGCGCTTTGCCCTTGAATACCATCCCAAAGGTCTGCGCAAGCTCATGAACGGGATGATCCAGAAGGCCCTGGAGATTGAAGTCGGCCAGTTGGAACGGCTGAAGGCCGCGATCGAATCCAGCTCCTAG
- a CDS encoding M15 family metallopeptidase, protein MQVQDRPGTPRNARRRVAACAVFLALVLAATLAPAAAAAAPASAAPTAQATRYVSEAGVTAHRAAVVKAAVVNAAAVKAQVPSTANPLPGLDPAGDPANLSVLVNKSRPLNPATYAPADLVNARGSGQYLRAEAAAWLNGLFQGAADAGTGGLAVVSGYRSYAQQQQVYSSYVNLYGQAQADLISARPGYSEHQTGLAVDVENANGSCGLSTCFGDTAAGMWVAANAYKYGFIVRYPNGYTNITGYSYEPWHLRYVGVDLATDMKRRGFATLEQYFSGNPSVHASITSGADLVATDAAGRLLRYPALPSGGYGVPVQIGSNWTGLKQAFVVDWDSDGVYDLLAQWNNGTLGLFKGWPGGAFSTQIVVGTGDWDAMTITVGKWSSDQGYPGVVGYFPDGGLRYYPNTSGRALTYRVDIGTGWAGLGLTMADWDADGANDILATTPSGLLLSYPGNGVGGFKGQPSVIGSGWGTMKALVPGFGLSGPGTRSITAQTVDGYLVDYGLGLGVWGPQRQVGNGWGSMKLFK, encoded by the coding sequence ATGCAGGTTCAAGACCGACCGGGAACACCAAGAAACGCCCGACGCCGGGTGGCGGCTTGCGCTGTATTCCTCGCCCTGGTGCTGGCGGCCACCCTCGCTCCCGCGGCCGCCGCGGCAGCCCCGGCCAGCGCGGCACCCACGGCTCAGGCGACCCGGTACGTTTCCGAAGCCGGAGTCACGGCCCACCGCGCCGCCGTCGTCAAAGCCGCCGTCGTGAACGCCGCCGCCGTAAAAGCGCAGGTGCCTTCGACCGCCAATCCGCTGCCTGGCCTCGATCCCGCGGGTGATCCTGCCAACTTGTCCGTCCTTGTGAACAAGTCCCGCCCCCTGAACCCTGCCACCTACGCCCCGGCAGATCTGGTGAACGCGCGTGGCTCGGGACAGTATCTCCGGGCCGAAGCTGCAGCGTGGCTCAACGGGCTTTTCCAGGGTGCGGCGGATGCCGGGACCGGCGGGCTGGCAGTCGTGAGTGGCTATCGTTCTTACGCCCAGCAACAACAGGTGTACTCGTCCTATGTGAACCTTTACGGCCAGGCGCAGGCGGACCTGATCTCGGCAAGGCCGGGCTACAGTGAGCACCAAACCGGCCTTGCCGTCGATGTCGAAAATGCCAACGGTTCCTGTGGGCTCAGCACCTGCTTCGGTGACACTGCCGCCGGAATGTGGGTGGCAGCGAACGCGTACAAATACGGTTTCATCGTCCGGTACCCCAACGGCTACACCAACATCACCGGGTACAGCTACGAACCGTGGCACCTGCGCTACGTCGGAGTGGATCTGGCAACGGATATGAAGCGCCGTGGCTTTGCCACTTTGGAACAGTATTTCTCCGGAAACCCCAGCGTCCATGCCAGCATCACCTCGGGCGCGGACCTGGTGGCCACGGACGCTGCCGGGCGGCTGCTTCGCTACCCCGCGCTGCCGAGCGGTGGCTACGGCGTTCCTGTACAGATTGGTTCCAACTGGACGGGCCTGAAGCAGGCGTTCGTGGTGGATTGGGATTCGGACGGCGTCTATGACCTTCTGGCGCAATGGAACAACGGCACCCTGGGCCTGTTCAAGGGATGGCCCGGCGGCGCTTTCTCGACCCAGATCGTGGTGGGCACGGGAGACTGGGACGCTATGACCATCACTGTGGGCAAGTGGTCCAGCGACCAGGGTTACCCGGGCGTCGTGGGGTATTTCCCTGACGGCGGCCTGCGCTACTACCCCAACACCTCCGGCCGGGCGTTGACTTACCGGGTGGACATCGGAACCGGCTGGGCGGGACTGGGGCTGACCATGGCCGATTGGGACGCGGACGGCGCCAACGACATCCTGGCCACCACACCCTCCGGACTTCTGCTCAGTTACCCAGGCAATGGAGTTGGCGGCTTCAAAGGTCAGCCAAGCGTCATCGGCTCGGGGTGGGGAACCATGAAGGCCTTGGTGCCTGGCTTCGGCTTGTCAGGTCCAGGTACACGCAGCATTACCGCCCAGACCGTGGACGGGTATTTGGTGGACTACGGATTGGGACTCGGAGTCTGGGGTCCGCAACGCCAAGTGGGCAACGGCTGGGGCTCAATGAAGCTGTTCAAATGA
- a CDS encoding N(5)-(carboxyethyl)ornithine synthase → MTAANGQLSIGVLATSLKPNERRLPIHPQHLERIAPEVRRQLRFEHGYGERFGVPDSKLESLVGGLGTRQELLANSDVILLPKPQAQDLAELRDGQTLWGWPHCVQDRAITQLAIDKKLTLIAFEAMNHWAGDGGFGLHVFHKNNELAGYCSVLHALALTGSTGDYGRRLSAVVIGFGATARGAVTALNAHGVHDVQVLTNRGVAAVGSPIHSVRIVQFDHDSKAPFLSEVITDNGRKPLAPFLAAADIVVNCTLQDPNAPLTYLRTEDLTEFQPDSLIVDVSCDEGMGFSWARTTTFDEPMFRVGGHVNYYAVDHSPSYLWNSASWEISEALLPFLDTVVAGPDGWDANETISRAIEIRDGVIRNPDILEFQGRSPEYPHLPVAQLLAR, encoded by the coding sequence GTGACCGCGGCCAACGGCCAGCTGAGCATAGGCGTCCTCGCTACCTCGCTGAAGCCGAACGAGCGGCGCCTCCCCATCCACCCGCAGCATTTGGAGCGCATAGCCCCGGAAGTGCGCCGGCAACTCCGTTTCGAACATGGCTACGGCGAGCGTTTCGGTGTCCCGGACAGCAAGCTCGAATCGTTGGTGGGCGGACTCGGCACTCGCCAGGAACTGCTCGCCAACAGCGACGTCATCCTCCTGCCCAAGCCGCAGGCCCAGGATCTCGCTGAACTCCGCGACGGTCAGACGCTCTGGGGTTGGCCCCACTGCGTGCAGGACCGGGCCATCACTCAATTGGCCATCGACAAGAAGCTCACACTCATCGCCTTCGAGGCCATGAACCATTGGGCCGGCGATGGCGGTTTTGGCCTGCACGTTTTCCACAAGAACAACGAGCTCGCCGGGTACTGCTCGGTACTGCATGCATTGGCTTTGACCGGTTCAACCGGCGACTATGGCCGCCGGCTCAGTGCTGTGGTGATCGGTTTCGGTGCCACTGCCCGCGGTGCCGTCACAGCCCTGAATGCCCACGGCGTCCATGACGTCCAGGTTCTGACCAACCGGGGCGTTGCCGCCGTCGGGTCCCCCATCCATTCGGTGCGGATCGTGCAGTTCGACCACGACAGCAAGGCTCCGTTCCTCAGCGAGGTCATCACGGACAACGGGCGCAAGCCATTGGCTCCGTTCCTGGCCGCGGCGGACATCGTGGTCAATTGCACCCTGCAGGACCCGAACGCTCCACTGACGTACTTGCGGACCGAAGACCTGACGGAGTTCCAGCCGGACAGTCTGATCGTCGACGTTTCCTGCGATGAAGGCATGGGATTCAGCTGGGCGCGGACCACCACGTTCGACGAGCCGATGTTCCGCGTCGGCGGTCACGTCAACTACTACGCGGTGGACCACAGCCCGTCCTATCTTTGGAACTCGGCCAGCTGGGAAATCAGCGAGGCCCTGCTGCCCTTCCTGGACACTGTGGTGGCGGGCCCGGACGGGTGGGATGCCAACGAGACCATCTCGCGTGCCATCGAAATCCGCGACGGCGTCATCCGCAATCCGGACATCCTTGAGTTCCAGGGCCGCTCCCCGGAGTACCCGCACCTGCCGGTGGCGCAGCTTCTGGCACGATAG